A window of the Deinococcus gobiensis I-0 genome harbors these coding sequences:
- a CDS encoding CopZ family metallochaperone encodes MTTELNITGMSCGHCVKAVEKALTAVPGVEAAQVDLAQGRATVQGAADPQTLIAAVQEEGYSAQVAGA; translated from the coding sequence GACCACTGAACTGAACATCACCGGGATGAGCTGCGGGCACTGCGTGAAGGCGGTCGAGAAGGCGCTGACGGCCGTGCCCGGCGTGGAGGCCGCGCAGGTGGACCTCGCCCAGGGCCGCGCGACGGTGCAGGGCGCCGCCGACCCACAGACCCTGATCGCCGCCGTGCAGGAGGAGGGCTACAGCGCGCAGGTGGCGGGCGCGTGA
- a CDS encoding DUF305 domain-containing protein, translated as MRGARLALLGTLLTGAALAGGREPGPVGTPGAHDMAGHGMPMSGSMSGLSMTAMNAQMLAELRPLSGRAFDIRWTQLMGMHHRMAVEMARTELGRGRAPRVQALARQIVAEQSAELTRMAGWLRTWGATEDSMPMPHMMPPAAGDTDRWFLAEMIPHHQGAVDMGRLVPARTQTAEVRTLAASIVRSQSAEIAQFRALLRGQP; from the coding sequence GTGAGGGGGGCGCGGCTGGCGCTGCTGGGCACCCTGCTGACGGGCGCGGCGCTGGCCGGGGGCCGGGAGCCGGGGCCGGTCGGGACGCCGGGCGCGCACGATATGGCGGGGCACGGCATGCCCATGTCCGGGTCCATGTCCGGCCTGTCCATGACCGCCATGAACGCGCAGATGCTCGCGGAGCTGCGTCCCCTCTCGGGCCGCGCCTTCGACATCCGCTGGACGCAGCTGATGGGCATGCACCACCGCATGGCCGTGGAGATGGCCCGGACCGAACTGGGCCGGGGCCGCGCCCCCCGCGTGCAGGCGCTGGCCCGGCAGATCGTCGCCGAGCAGAGCGCCGAGCTGACGCGGATGGCCGGCTGGCTGCGGACCTGGGGCGCCACCGAGGACTCCATGCCCATGCCCCACATGATGCCCCCGGCCGCCGGCGACACCGACCGCTGGTTCCTGGCCGAGATGATCCCCCACCACCAGGGCGCGGTAGACATGGGCCGCCTCGTGCCCGCGCGGACGCAGACGGCAGAGGTGCGGACGCTGGCCGCGAGCATCGTCCGCTCGCAGAGTGCCGAGATCGCGCAGTTCCGGGCGCTGCTGCGGGGACAGCCATGA
- a CDS encoding metal-sensitive transcriptional regulator: protein MSAGPEADAACGAHADHLCMPTEARKRAMRRLSIARGHLDSIVRMLEKDDVYCVDVLRQIKAVQGALSGAGDVVLRGHLETHVATAHERGDTTEIVEELMEALRYR, encoded by the coding sequence ATGAGCGCCGGGCCGGAAGCGGACGCGGCCTGCGGGGCCCACGCCGATCACCTGTGCATGCCGACCGAGGCCCGCAAGCGCGCCATGCGCCGCCTGAGCATCGCGCGCGGGCACCTCGACAGCATCGTGCGGATGCTGGAAAAGGACGACGTGTACTGCGTGGACGTGCTGCGCCAGATCAAGGCCGTGCAGGGCGCACTGTCGGGCGCGGGCGACGTGGTGCTGCGCGGGCACCTGGAAACCCACGTGGCGACCGCCCACGAGCGCGGAGACACGACCGAGATCGTCGAAGAACTCATGGAAGCGCTGCGCTACCGCTGA